One window of Fusarium keratoplasticum isolate Fu6.1 chromosome 2, whole genome shotgun sequence genomic DNA carries:
- a CDS encoding Elongation factor 2 — MVNFTIDEIRALMDKPTNVRNMSVIAHVDHGKSTLTDSLLAKAGIISTAKAGDARATDTRADEQERGITIKSTAISLYGQLSEDDDVADIVGQKTDGKDFLINLIDSPGHVDFSSEVTAALRVTDGALVVVDTVEGVCVQTETVLRQALGERIKPVIIINKVDRALLELQVSKEDLYQSFSRTIESVNVIISTYLDKSIGDIQVYPDKGTVAFGSGLHGWAFTVRQFAVRYAKKFGVDKNKMMERLWGDNYFNPKTKKWTKNGTYEGKQLERAFNQFILDPIFKIFSAVMNFKKEEIATLLDKLQLKLPAEDREKEGKQLLKAVMRTFLPAADSLLEMMILHLPSPATAQKYRAETLYEGPSDDEAAIGIRDCDPKGPLMLYVSKMVPTSDKGRFYAFGRVFSGTVRSGLKVRIQGPNYVPGKKDDLFIKAIQRTVLMMGGKVEPIDDMPAGNIVGLVGIDQFLLKSGTLTTSETAHNLKVMKFSVSPVVQRSVQVKNAQDLPKLVEGLKRLSKSDPCVLTMTSESGEHVVAGAGELHLEICLKDLEEDHAGVPLIISDPVVQYRETVTAKSSITALSKSPNKHNRLYMVAEPIDEELSLAIEAGKVSARDDFKARARVLADDFGWDVTDARKIWTFGPDGTGANLLIDQTKAVQYLNEIKDSVVSGFQWASREGPVAEEPMRSIRFNILDVTLHADAIHRGGGQIIPTARRVLYAAALLAEPALLEPVYLVEIQVPENAMGGVYGVLTRRRGHVFSEEQRPGTPLFNIKAYLPILESFGFNGDLRQATSGQAFPQSVFDHWQILPGGSPLDSSTKVGAIVTDMRKRKGVKVEVPGVENYYDKL; from the exons atggtcaa CTTCACGATCGACGAGATCCGGGCCCTTATGGACAAGCCCACCAATGTCCGTAACATGTCCGTTATTGCCCACGTCGACCACGGCAAGTCTACCCTTACCGACTCCCTTCTCGCCAAGGCCGGTATCATCTCCACCGCAAAGGCTGGTGATGCCCGAGCGACAGATACTCGTGCCGACGAGCAGGAGCGTGGTATCACCATCAAGTCCACTGCCATCTCCCTGTACGGCCAGCTctccgaggacgacgatgttGCCGACATCGTTGGCCAGAAGACCGACGGCAAGGACTTCCTGATCAACCTGATTGACTCCCCCGGTCACGTCGATTTCTCCTCTGAGGTTACCGCTGCTCTCCGTGTCACTGATGGtgctctcgtcgtcgtcgacaccGTCGAGGGTGTCTGTGTCCAGACCGAGACTGTGCTCCGACAGGCTCTTGGTGAGCGCATCAAgcccgtcatcatcatcaacaaggtcgaCCGTgctcttctcgagcttcagGTCTCCAAGGAGGATCTGTACCAGTCCTTCTCCCGAACCATCGAGTCCGTCAacgtcatcatctccacctACCTTGACAAGTCCATTGGTGACATCCAGGTCTACCCCGACAAGGGTACCGTCGCTTTCGGTTCCGGTCTGCACGGCTGGGCTTTCACCGTCCGCCAGTTCGCTGTCCGATACGCCAAGAAGTTCGGTGttgacaagaacaagatgaTGGAGCGTCTCTGGGGCGACAACTACTTCaaccccaagaccaagaagtgGACCAAGAACGGCACCTACGAGGGTAAGCAGCTCGAGCGTGCCTTCAACCAGTTCATCCTCGACcccatcttcaagatcttCTCCGCCGTCATGaacttcaagaaggaggagattgccaccctcctcgacaagctccagcTCAAGCTCCCCGCTGAGGACcgtgagaaggagggcaagcAGCTCCTCAAGGCTGTCATGCGAACTTTCCTCCCCGCTGCCGACTCTCtcctcgagatgatgatTCTCCACCTTCCTTCCCCCGCCACTGCCCAGAAGTACCGTGCCGAGACTTTGTACGAGGGTCCctctgatgatgaggctgcCATTGGTATCCGTGACTGTGACCCCAAGGGTCCTCTCATGCTCTACGTCTCCAAGATGGTGCCCACCTCCGATAAGGGTCGATTCTACGCCTTCGGTCGTGTCTTCTCCGGTACCGTCCGATCCGGTCTCAAGGTCCGCATCCAGGGCCCCAACTACGTCCCCGGCAAGAAGGACGATCTCTTCATCAAGGCTATCCAGCGTACCGTCCTCATGATGGGCGGCAAGGTCGAGCCTATCGACGACATGCCCGCTGGTAACATTGTTGGTCTGGTCGGTATCGATCAGTTCCTTCTCAAGTCTGGTACCCTCACCACCAGCGAGACCGCCCACaacctcaaggtcatgaAGTTTTCCGTCTCCCCCGTCGTCCAGCGTTCCGTCCAGGTCAAGAACGCCCAGGATCTCCCCAAGCTCGTTGAGGGTCTTAAGCGTCTGTCCAAGTCCGACCCTTGCGTTCTTACCATGACCTCCGAGTCTGGTGAGCACGTCGTCGCCGGTGCCGGTGAGCTGCATCTCGAGATTTGCctcaaggatctcgaggagGACCACGCTGGTGTTCCCCTGATCATCTCCGACCCCGTCGTCCAGTACCGTGAGACCGTCACTGCCAAGTCCAGCATCACTGCCCTGTCCAAGTCTCCCAACAAGCACAACCGTCTGTACATGGTTGCCGAGCCCATCGATGAGGAGCTCTCGCTCGCCATTGAGGCTGGCAAGGTCAGCGCCCGTGACGATTTCAAGGCTCGTGCCCGTGTCCTCGCCGACGACTTCGGCTGGGATGTCACCGACGCCCGAAAGATCTGGACCTTCGGTCCCGACGGCACCGGCGCCAACCTGCTGATCGACCAGACCAAGGCCGTCCAGTACCTCAACGAAATCAAGGATTCCGTTGTGTCCGGTTTCCAGTGGGCCAGTCGTGAGGGTCCCGTCGCTGAGGAGCCCATGCGATCCATCCGCTTCAACATCCTCGATGTTACCCTCCACGCCGATGCCATCcaccgtggtggtggtcagATCATCCCCACTGCCCGCCGTGTCCTGTACGCCGCTGCCCTGCTCGCCGAGCCCGCCCTCCTCGAGCCCGTGTACCTGGTGGAGATTCAGGTCCCCGAGAACGCCATGGGTGGTGTGTACGGTGTCCTTACCCGACGACGTGGTCACGTCTTCAGCGAGGAGCAGCGTCCCGGTACTCCTCTGTTCAACATCAAGGCCTACCTCCCCATTCTGGAGTCTTTCGGCTTCAACGGCGACCTTCGACAGGCCACCTCCGGACAGGCTTTCCCCCAGTCCGTGTTCGACCACTGGCAGATCCTCCCCGGTGGCTCTCCCCTCGACAGCAGCACCAAGGTCggtgccatcgtcaccgaCATGCGAAAGCGCAAGGgtgtcaaggtcgaggtGCCCGGTGTCGAGAAC TACTACGACAAGCTGTAA
- a CDS encoding Dihydroorotase: MKNIQRLELPAAADMHVHLRQGELMDLVVPTVRQGGVDTAFVMPNLLPPLTSVEQVLEYKSKLTAITKDVNFLMSLYLHPSVTPEVIEQAAAAGITGVKLYPQGVTTNSESGVSDITAFYDTFAAMEKHGIVLNIHGEVLESLAPAGTTLEEAFLPTLKQLHERFPALRIVLEHCTTAAAVEAVKACGPTVGATITAHHLYLTSHEACCDPFAFCKPIPKKPTDRDALVKAVVSGNTKFFFGSDSAPHPLQSKTSAEQGKAPAGVFTQPYVTQLVLLGLEEAIERGVITDADVTQEKLENFFSRNGRRFYKLPEVSENKIILERKGEKIPTSIRSADGKNEVGISRHGAEVFSLTWA; the protein is encoded by the exons ATGAAGAACATTCAGCGACTTGAGCTGCCGGCCGCGGCTGACATGCATGTTCACTTGCGCCAGGGTGAACTAATGGACTTAGTAGTCCCGACTGTGCGGCAGGGTGGAGTTGATACGGCTTTCGT AATGCCCAATCTC CTGCCTCCTCTCACATCGGTTGAGCAG GTGCTCGAGTACAAGTCCAAGCTTactgccatcaccaaggatgtcaaCTTTCTCATGTCGCTCTAC CTTCACCCCTCTGTTACCCCAGAGGTTATTGAacaggctgctgctgccggtATCACCGGTGTGAAGCTCTACCCCCAGG GTGTGACCACCAACTCTGAGAGTGGTGTTTCGGATATTACGGCCTTCTACGACACTTTCGccgccatggagaagcatGGTATTG TGTTGAACATCCAcggcgaggttctcgagTCTCTTGCACCAGCTGGTACTACCCTGGAAGAGGCTTTCCTCCCTACTCTGAAGCAGCTCCATGAGCGATTCCCTGCCCTTCGCATTGTG CTTGAGCACTGCACCACTGCCGCTGCTgtcgaggctgtcaaggcctGTGGACCTACTGTTGGTG CTACCATCACGGCTCACCACCTCTACCTCACCTCCCACGAGGCTTGCTGCGATCCCTTCGCCTTCTGCAAGCCCatccccaagaagcccacCGACCGCGATGCCTTGGTCAAGGCCGTTGTCAGCGGCAACACCAAGTTCTTCTT TGGAAGTGACAGTGCCCCTCACCCCCTCCAGTCCAAGACTTCTGCCGAGCAGGGCAAGGCGCCCGCCGGTGTCTTCACCCAGCCATATGTGACGCAGCTcgtccttctcggcctcgaggaggccatcgagcGTGGCGTCATCACCGACGCCGACGTCAcccaggagaagcttgagaacTTCTTCAGCCGCAATGGCCGTCGCTTCTACAAGCTCCCCGAGGTTTCGGAGAACAAGATCATTCTGGAGAGGAAGGGAGAGAAGATCCCCACTAGCATCCGCAGTGCCGATGGGAAGAATGAGGTTGGCATCTCCAGGCACGGCGCTGAGGTGTTCAGCCTGACCTGGGCTTGA